A DNA window from Candidatus Protochlamydia naegleriophila contains the following coding sequences:
- the rlmD gene encoding 23S rRNA (uracil(1939)-C(5))-methyltransferase RlmD — protein MIEKLAVNSIITGDIQSIAFGGEGILRHQGFVVFVPFTAPGDKIVCRITEVKKSFAKGEVIRLEHLSPQRIKPPCPYFGTCGGCQIQHLNDEAQAKYKLSAVTDALKRIGHLKVPPAQIVPAHLKWAYRRHITLHLKPVGQGFEAGYIGVDHRSLVFIQSCPIFNAPQDPIVKQLQELVSSLSNSTQQEGRVMILKNHRDQYILSFQFASLSGLDLHTFETSLQHYPTFTGIIVQSPQEQRTFGDPYCEQKLEGLTFRFTPQAFVQNHPEQSTNIYKHICTLAGEHSPKKILDLYCGFGITSLLLSRQGHTVTGIEYNPDAIRFAQDNGHLNHLKQAHFLQGDVEKVLPHCLKTEGPPDLILMNPPRTGLSKGVIQTVLKAAPTELIYVSCMPATLARDLALFCQDQYDIQQCIVYDMFPQTAHVETLIYLKKKKEYNHSVLNKGKRLSR, from the coding sequence ATGATTGAAAAGCTCGCAGTTAATTCCATTATTACAGGCGATATCCAAAGCATTGCTTTTGGCGGAGAAGGCATCTTGCGCCATCAAGGTTTTGTAGTCTTCGTCCCCTTCACGGCCCCTGGCGATAAAATCGTTTGCCGCATCACAGAAGTCAAAAAATCCTTTGCTAAAGGCGAAGTGATTCGACTCGAACACCTAAGCCCACAACGCATAAAGCCCCCTTGCCCCTATTTTGGCACCTGCGGTGGATGTCAGATTCAACACCTAAACGATGAAGCCCAAGCCAAGTACAAATTATCGGCAGTAACTGATGCCCTAAAAAGAATTGGTCATTTGAAGGTTCCCCCAGCCCAAATCGTTCCTGCTCACCTAAAATGGGCCTATAGGCGGCACATTACCCTTCATTTGAAACCAGTCGGCCAGGGATTTGAAGCGGGCTATATTGGCGTGGACCATCGCTCGCTCGTCTTCATCCAAAGCTGTCCTATCTTCAATGCTCCGCAAGATCCGATTGTCAAGCAGCTGCAGGAATTAGTTAGCTCTCTTTCCAATTCGACCCAGCAAGAAGGCAGGGTCATGATTTTAAAAAACCATCGCGACCAGTATATTTTGTCATTTCAGTTTGCCTCTCTCTCAGGCCTGGATTTGCACACATTTGAGACCTCTTTACAACACTACCCCACTTTTACCGGCATCATCGTTCAATCACCCCAGGAACAGCGCACGTTTGGCGACCCTTACTGCGAGCAGAAATTAGAAGGGCTGACTTTCCGATTCACCCCCCAAGCCTTTGTGCAAAACCACCCCGAACAAAGTACAAACATCTACAAGCACATTTGCACCCTTGCCGGCGAGCATTCTCCTAAAAAAATCCTCGACCTCTATTGTGGATTTGGCATTACCTCTTTGCTACTCTCTCGTCAAGGACATACTGTTACCGGGATTGAATACAACCCCGACGCCATTCGCTTTGCTCAAGACAACGGTCACCTCAATCACCTCAAACAAGCCCATTTCTTGCAAGGAGATGTAGAAAAAGTCCTACCACACTGCCTCAAGACAGAAGGTCCTCCCGATCTCATTTTGATGAACCCACCCCGGACCGGCCTTTCCAAAGGGGTCATCCAAACAGTTTTAAAAGCAGCGCCAACCGAGCTGATCTACGTCTCTTGCATGCCAGCTACCCTCGCCCGCGACTTAGCGCTTTTCTGCCAAGATCAATATGACATTCAACAATGCATCGTCTATGACATGTTCCCACAAACTGCACATGTTGAAACATTAATTTATTTGAAGAAGAAAAAAGAGTATAACCACTCAGTTCTTAATAAAGGAAAGCGGTTAAGTCGATAA
- the recJ gene encoding single-stranded-DNA-specific exonuclease RecJ, which translates to MHSTTHAHEDPIWVYPPTDNELKESIVKEFKIHPVIAQILVSRGFKSFQQIHDYLYAKLPELHDPFLMAEMPQAVERVCRAIRDHENILIYGDNDVDGMTGTTLLTEFLQDLGANVFFYVSNRGTLRQSLIVEALEYALMNNCKLLITVDCGITAAVEIAKVAAQNVDVIITDHHEPTDKIPHCVATLNPKLVNNAYPNRDLTGVGVAFKLAHGITNQLTSEGKIPPKKIDLKRYLDLVALGTISDMGSLSDTENRILVRYGLRQLRKGKRMGLSKLFSICDVDLNDLTTFTIASKIAPRLNSLGRIDDPRKGVQMLLVKNADLAEKMALELDLNNIERQKIERTMSADVDTTIHETPAILTNKAIVMVSDKWHPGVIAIISTRISKQYNRPTVMIAIDKGVGKGSVRSIREFPLLPTLKQCSDYLINFGGHDFAAGLTVKEEHIERFKSQFIAAANEQLNDADVMSKLSLDAEIKFSELTFDFMESARLLEPYGNENPQPILYCDAWQTWPPKIVGKTHLKLYLEQGDRVLEGVALGKASHSPQLRKKNLKLRIAFTPQINKSSIQLLIRDFKILEDPSNSQTDQILDHNT; encoded by the coding sequence ATGCATTCCACCACTCATGCCCACGAGGACCCTATCTGGGTTTATCCCCCGACGGACAATGAATTAAAGGAAAGCATCGTTAAAGAATTCAAAATCCATCCTGTCATCGCGCAAATTCTTGTTTCACGCGGATTTAAATCCTTCCAACAAATCCACGACTATCTTTACGCCAAATTACCAGAATTGCACGATCCTTTCTTGATGGCTGAAATGCCGCAAGCAGTAGAACGCGTATGCCGAGCCATTCGTGACCATGAAAACATTCTGATCTACGGCGATAATGATGTCGATGGAATGACAGGCACAACGCTTTTAACCGAATTCTTGCAAGATTTGGGGGCTAATGTTTTTTTCTACGTTTCTAATCGAGGAACTCTGCGTCAAAGCCTAATCGTTGAAGCTCTCGAATATGCCCTTATGAATAACTGCAAATTACTTATTACAGTCGATTGCGGCATTACGGCAGCCGTAGAAATTGCCAAAGTAGCCGCCCAGAATGTTGATGTCATCATCACAGACCATCACGAGCCAACTGATAAAATTCCCCACTGCGTTGCCACTCTCAATCCGAAACTTGTCAACAACGCCTATCCCAATCGGGATTTAACGGGAGTGGGAGTTGCTTTTAAATTAGCTCATGGAATCACCAACCAACTGACATCGGAAGGGAAAATTCCGCCTAAAAAGATCGACTTAAAAAGATACTTAGACCTCGTTGCATTGGGCACCATTTCGGACATGGGATCCTTAAGCGACACTGAAAACCGCATTTTAGTCCGCTACGGCCTTCGCCAATTGCGTAAAGGGAAGCGAATGGGCCTGTCTAAATTATTTTCTATTTGCGATGTCGATCTAAACGATTTGACGACTTTTACCATTGCTTCAAAAATAGCTCCGCGCTTAAACAGCCTAGGCCGCATTGACGATCCTCGCAAGGGAGTTCAAATGCTGCTGGTCAAAAATGCTGATTTAGCCGAGAAAATGGCTTTAGAGTTAGATCTCAATAACATTGAAAGGCAGAAAATTGAACGCACGATGTCTGCGGATGTAGATACAACGATTCATGAAACGCCAGCCATTTTGACTAATAAAGCTATTGTCATGGTGTCGGACAAATGGCATCCGGGTGTTATTGCCATCATCTCGACGCGTATTTCAAAGCAATACAATCGACCGACGGTAATGATTGCCATCGACAAAGGAGTTGGCAAAGGTTCTGTTCGCTCAATTCGTGAATTTCCCCTTTTGCCTACATTGAAACAATGTTCAGACTATCTAATCAATTTTGGCGGCCACGATTTTGCAGCTGGTTTAACGGTCAAGGAAGAGCATATCGAAAGATTCAAGAGCCAGTTTATTGCAGCAGCTAACGAGCAGCTAAACGATGCAGATGTCATGAGCAAGCTTTCTTTAGATGCCGAAATCAAATTCAGCGAATTAACATTCGACTTTATGGAATCAGCCCGTCTCTTGGAACCTTACGGCAATGAGAATCCGCAACCTATTCTTTATTGCGATGCTTGGCAGACATGGCCCCCAAAAATCGTTGGTAAAACACATTTAAAACTCTATTTAGAACAAGGCGACCGCGTCTTGGAAGGTGTAGCTCTTGGCAAAGCCTCTCATAGTCCGCAATTGAGAAAGAAAAATCTTAAGCTCCGCATTGCCTTTACGCCGCAAATCAATAAGTCGAGTATTCAATTACTCATCCGCGACTTTAAAATTCTTGAAGATCCATCAAATTCGCAAACAGACCAGATTTTGGACCACAACACTTAA